Proteins from a single region of Deinococcus sedimenti:
- a CDS encoding DUF6882 domain-containing protein encodes MSTFRDLLSEHAGPVLLRQQHLADLLGTFTWDADLHQGLLHVSGHTRPYRAQLIGTDMHRDASWLWAWANTGSGLGDEVTEDSRHVREHGLNCGVPELTTPRLCTEAVSGHELAVIACGLTEADAYFRGEFPGGAAYFTLRDVPRAPVLTASRSVHLITTMLQTFALHHPNAIRALYAAHDCPVTIRGRRWTATVGGEMVQLAFDDHQRLSEINLAPATLTPA; translated from the coding sequence ATGTCCACCTTTCGCGACCTGCTCAGCGAGCACGCCGGGCCCGTCCTGCTCCGCCAGCAGCACCTGGCCGACCTGCTCGGCACGTTCACCTGGGACGCCGATCTGCACCAGGGCCTCCTGCACGTCAGTGGGCACACGCGGCCCTACCGGGCGCAGCTGATCGGGACTGACATGCACCGTGACGCGTCCTGGCTGTGGGCGTGGGCGAACACCGGCAGCGGTCTGGGCGACGAGGTCACTGAGGACAGCCGCCACGTGCGCGAGCACGGCCTCAATTGCGGCGTGCCCGAGCTCACCACGCCGCGGCTGTGCACCGAGGCTGTCAGCGGGCACGAGTTGGCCGTGATCGCCTGCGGGCTGACTGAGGCGGACGCGTACTTCCGCGGTGAGTTTCCGGGCGGCGCGGCGTACTTCACGCTGCGGGACGTACCCCGGGCGCCAGTCCTGACGGCCAGCCGCAGCGTGCACCTGATCACCACGATGCTTCAGACGTTCGCGCTCCATCACCCGAATGCGATCCGCGCGCTCTACGCCGCCCACGACTGCCCGGTCACCATCCGCGGGCGCCGCTGGACCGCCACGGTCGGGGGCGAAATGGTTCAGCTCGCCTTTGATGACCATCAGCGCCTAAGTGAGATCAACCTCGCGCCTGCCACCCTCACACCCGCCTGA
- a CDS encoding histidine phosphatase family protein, giving the protein MTALVTLVRHGRTAHNAAGRFQGWADVPLDEHGRTQAQSVARRLASHATRPTQVLSSDLQRAAQTAHAIAAPLGLTPHPTPALREIHIGAWEGLTFAEIEARDPAGFQAWPVRGAPQGESLHEVGTRVRGVLDRLTLNSDGHVVIVTHGVAITALLCDVLGWDPQDTWRARRGLHDNTALTTLQRHGPGEWTCDVLACAEHLTLTLS; this is encoded by the coding sequence ATGACGGCCCTGGTCACGCTGGTGCGCCACGGCCGCACCGCCCACAACGCCGCTGGCCGCTTCCAGGGCTGGGCGGACGTGCCGCTCGACGAGCACGGCCGCACGCAGGCCCAGTCGGTCGCCCGCCGCCTCGCCTCGCACGCCACGCGGCCCACCCAGGTCCTCAGCAGTGACCTGCAACGCGCCGCGCAGACCGCCCACGCCATCGCCGCGCCCCTGGGCCTCACGCCGCACCCCACCCCGGCCCTCCGCGAGATTCACATCGGCGCGTGGGAAGGCCTCACCTTCGCGGAGATTGAAGCGCGCGACCCCGCCGGCTTTCAGGCGTGGCCCGTGCGCGGCGCCCCCCAGGGGGAAAGCCTGCACGAGGTCGGCACGCGAGTCCGCGGTGTCCTCGACCGCCTGACGCTGAACTCGGATGGGCACGTCGTGATCGTCACGCACGGCGTCGCCATCACCGCCCTGCTCTGCGACGTGCTCGGCTGGGATCCGCAGGACACCTGGCGGGCCCGCCGGGGCCTGCACGACAACACCGCCCTCACGACGCTGCAGCGGCACGGCCCGGGCGAATGGACGTGCGACGTGCTGGCCTGCGCCGAGCACCTCACCCTCACGCTCAGCTGA
- a CDS encoding DUF2087 domain-containing protein, with translation MLDSQPDLRPLQETIQHFTADDPSPEVASVRFQAWLQPRTQAFQNHDLLLRLLQVATEHREARVFLGNPSEAVTSALLERLEQHEATVRTLRRFVNDQGQVRVWTRKPRTLEALLPYLAGLFEEQRTYTEGEVTAVLQPWLAAGNVAEVRRTLIEYRWLARTPNGAWYWRVSPQVRK, from the coding sequence ATGCTGGACAGCCAGCCGGATCTGCGGCCTCTCCAGGAGACGATCCAGCACTTCACCGCGGATGATCCCAGTCCGGAGGTGGCGTCTGTTCGATTTCAGGCCTGGCTTCAGCCCCGCACGCAAGCGTTTCAGAATCATGACCTGCTGCTGCGGCTTCTACAGGTGGCTACAGAACATCGGGAAGCTCGGGTCTTTCTGGGCAACCCCAGTGAGGCCGTGACCAGCGCTTTGCTGGAACGGCTCGAGCAGCACGAGGCGACCGTGCGGACGCTGAGACGGTTCGTGAATGACCAGGGGCAGGTGCGGGTGTGGACACGCAAGCCGCGCACGTTAGAGGCCCTCCTTCCATACCTGGCAGGGTTGTTCGAGGAGCAGCGGACCTATACCGAAGGTGAAGTGACGGCGGTGCTGCAGCCCTGGTTGGCGGCGGGGAACGTTGCGGAAGTGCGCCGTACCCTGATCGAGTACCGCTGGCTGGCCCGGACGCCGAATGGAGCGTGGTACTGGCGTGTGAGTCCACAGGTCAGGAAGTGA